The following are encoded together in the Kribbella voronezhensis genome:
- a CDS encoding DoxX family protein → MERWRHEVLGLFRIVVGFLFATHGAAALFGVLGTDQIQAFVWPGWWASVIQAVGGLFVMLGLGTRYAALLCSGSMAYAYFTVHQKDALLPVQNGGEKAALFAFAFLLIAFLGSGAWALESSLRRDRELVAAAD, encoded by the coding sequence ATGGAGCGCTGGCGTCACGAGGTACTGGGGTTGTTCCGGATTGTGGTGGGGTTCTTGTTCGCCACTCATGGGGCCGCCGCGTTGTTCGGCGTACTGGGCACGGATCAGATCCAGGCGTTCGTCTGGCCGGGGTGGTGGGCTTCGGTGATCCAGGCGGTCGGTGGGTTGTTCGTGATGCTGGGGTTGGGGACGCGGTACGCCGCGTTGCTGTGCTCCGGGTCGATGGCCTACGCCTACTTCACCGTGCACCAGAAGGACGCGCTGCTGCCTGTGCAGAATGGCGGGGAGAAGGCGGCGTTGTTCGCGTTCGCGTTCCTGCTGATCGCGTTCCTCGGGTCGGGGGCGTGGGCTCTCGAGAGCAGTCTCCGGCGGGATCGTGAGCTGGTGGCTGCGGCAGACTGA
- a CDS encoding NADP-dependent oxidoreductase: protein MRAITVRDREADGFGLSLSELPSPSAAENDVVVEVHAAGFLRGEPEWPSTWADRAGRDRTPSVLGHEVSGVVVELGYGTTGLTIGQRVFGLTDWARNGSLAEYTAVEARNLAPLPTDVDHTTAAAVVMPGLTAWQALFDHAHLQAGQSVLIHGAGGSVGSVAVQLAREVGAHIIGTGRAADRDLAGTLGAHEFVDLDGDRLEDVGEVDVVFDVIGGEILDRSTALLRPGGTLVSVAAPPTVHPDNGRAIFFVVEPHREQTAQLAARLRDGRLTPLVTAVRDLADVPAAFTERTRDRIIIKVK from the coding sequence ATGCGTGCCATCACTGTCCGGGATCGGGAGGCTGACGGCTTTGGGTTGTCGCTGAGCGAGCTGCCGTCTCCCAGCGCTGCTGAGAACGACGTTGTTGTTGAGGTTCATGCCGCCGGGTTTCTTCGGGGTGAGCCGGAGTGGCCTAGTACCTGGGCCGATCGTGCGGGGCGTGATCGTACGCCGAGCGTTCTTGGCCACGAGGTGTCTGGTGTAGTTGTCGAGCTCGGATACGGTACGACCGGTCTCACGATTGGGCAGCGGGTCTTTGGGCTGACCGACTGGGCTCGCAACGGTTCGCTCGCCGAGTACACCGCCGTCGAGGCTCGCAATCTGGCGCCGCTGCCCACCGACGTCGACCACACGACTGCAGCGGCTGTGGTGATGCCGGGGCTGACGGCTTGGCAGGCGCTGTTCGACCATGCTCACCTCCAAGCGGGCCAGAGCGTCCTTATTCATGGTGCCGGCGGCTCTGTCGGCTCGGTCGCCGTACAGCTGGCCCGCGAGGTCGGAGCCCACATCATCGGCACTGGTCGGGCCGCCGACCGGGACCTGGCTGGCACGTTGGGCGCTCATGAGTTCGTCGACCTGGACGGCGACCGTCTCGAGGACGTTGGCGAGGTCGATGTGGTGTTCGACGTGATCGGAGGGGAGATCCTCGACCGCTCTACCGCGCTGTTGCGCCCCGGCGGCACGCTCGTCAGCGTTGCCGCGCCGCCAACTGTCCATCCTGACAACGGCAGGGCAATCTTCTTCGTCGTCGAGCCTCATCGCGAACAGACGGCCCAGTTGGCTGCTCGCCTGCGCGATGGTCGACTCACACCGCTCGTCACGGCCGTCCGCGACCTGGCCGACGTCCCCGCCGCCTTCACAGAACGCACACGCGACAGGATCATCATCAAGGTGAAATGA
- a CDS encoding phosphotransferase family protein, which translates to MTDGDWATDPALRRTLAAAGLPATGRFVSKAGWVSRVWVGDEYVVRLNTNAQFRDAYRHEATVVNLLAGTEVPHARHLAHGDGPDGPWYISERLPGRTLYDAWPAADSHTRQAMIESLGAALRALHRIPAPADLLPPWLADALAGKPWPAFHPPVVSATLQQVEAARRQPSHDSRLLTDVADWIQDRLALFAADEPVLVHGDLHGSNVIVDQGRVTGLIDFAEALTQPADVELDTILRWCARAREYPPTPNEQGLDETILTAIPGWLHSAYPELFEREHLRERLNFYDMYGELALYAHHPEPETRAAAQHRIANLLSGHNHLDNLVW; encoded by the coding sequence ATGACCGACGGCGACTGGGCTACCGATCCGGCGCTGCGGAGGACACTGGCGGCCGCTGGTCTTCCAGCAACCGGGCGCTTTGTATCAAAGGCCGGCTGGGTCAGCCGCGTGTGGGTCGGCGACGAGTACGTCGTACGGCTGAACACCAACGCACAATTCCGCGACGCCTACCGCCACGAGGCCACAGTCGTCAACCTGCTCGCCGGCACCGAGGTCCCACACGCCCGCCACCTCGCCCACGGCGACGGCCCCGACGGCCCGTGGTACATCTCCGAACGCCTACCCGGCCGAACCCTGTACGACGCATGGCCGGCGGCCGACTCGCACACGCGCCAAGCAATGATCGAAAGCCTCGGCGCCGCCTTGCGCGCACTTCACCGCATTCCTGCCCCCGCCGACCTCCTGCCGCCCTGGCTGGCCGACGCGCTCGCCGGCAAGCCGTGGCCCGCGTTCCACCCACCCGTAGTGAGCGCGACCCTCCAGCAGGTCGAGGCCGCCCGACGACAGCCCAGCCACGACTCGCGCCTGCTCACGGACGTCGCCGACTGGATCCAGGACCGGCTGGCCCTGTTCGCCGCCGACGAACCCGTCCTCGTCCACGGCGATCTCCACGGATCCAACGTGATCGTCGACCAAGGGCGAGTCACCGGTCTTATCGACTTCGCCGAGGCGCTAACTCAGCCAGCGGACGTCGAACTCGACACCATCCTGCGCTGGTGCGCGAGGGCACGCGAATACCCACCCACCCCCAACGAACAAGGCCTAGACGAGACCATCCTCACAGCAATCCCCGGATGGCTCCACAGCGCATATCCGGAACTGTTCGAGCGCGAGCATCTGCGCGAGCGGCTGAACTTCTACGACATGTACGGCGAACTCGCGCTCTACGCCCACCACCCCGAGCCCGAGACACGCGCAGCGGCGCAACACCGAATCGCTAACCTACTTTCCGGCCACAACCACCTAGACAACCTCGTCTGGTAG
- a CDS encoding endonuclease/exonuclease/phosphatase family protein — MRKSSRRLFAVLTGLLLLTPTVAVAAPAREVSTLSVLTYNIHHAAGVDGVVNLERIAGVISQSGADVVGLQEVDVHFDARSNWVDQAAWLADRLGMEYRFAANLDQPPVNEGEPRRQYGTAILSKYPIKDFSNTLLPLYAGSEQRGLAVATLDVGGRDVRFANTHLSKLTSAERVEQAQKIVQLLSGSTAPTLLVGDLNGVPTSPEIKTLTAVWADTWAEVGFGLGFTNPSLLPTSRIDFTLHSSALKAKTAKTPSTLASDHLPLATTFELS; from the coding sequence GTGCGTAAGAGCAGCCGCCGCCTGTTCGCAGTACTGACCGGATTGCTTTTGCTGACGCCGACGGTTGCCGTCGCGGCGCCGGCTCGGGAGGTCAGTACGTTGTCTGTGTTGACGTACAACATTCATCACGCCGCCGGGGTGGACGGGGTGGTGAATCTTGAGCGGATTGCTGGGGTGATCAGTCAGTCGGGGGCTGATGTGGTGGGGCTGCAGGAAGTGGATGTTCACTTTGATGCGCGGAGCAATTGGGTGGATCAGGCTGCCTGGCTGGCTGATCGGCTGGGGATGGAATACCGGTTCGCGGCGAATCTTGATCAGCCGCCGGTGAATGAGGGTGAGCCGCGCAGGCAGTACGGGACGGCGATTCTCTCGAAGTACCCGATCAAGGATTTCAGCAACACCTTGCTGCCCTTGTACGCCGGTAGCGAGCAGCGCGGGTTGGCTGTGGCGACCCTGGACGTGGGCGGGCGAGATGTGCGGTTCGCCAATACCCATCTTTCCAAGCTCACCTCGGCGGAGCGGGTCGAGCAGGCGCAGAAGATCGTTCAGCTGTTGTCGGGGTCCACTGCGCCGACGTTGCTTGTCGGCGACCTGAACGGCGTACCGACGTCGCCGGAGATCAAGACGCTGACCGCGGTTTGGGCCGACACCTGGGCCGAGGTCGGTTTCGGGCTGGGCTTCACCAATCCGTCGCTGCTCCCGACCTCCCGGATCGACTTCACATTGCACTCTTCGGCTTTGAAGGCGAAGACCGCCAAGACCCCCAGCACGCTCGCCTCCGACCACCTTCCCTTGGCGACCACCTTCGAACTCAGCTGA
- a CDS encoding MFS transporter, with protein sequence MAEEVTGVRVSRFLVNRDFARLWYGQAVSSIGDYVFDTTLTLWIATELLAHSHWAPAAVSGLMLCAFLATMVVGPMAGVFVDRWSLRRTLLRSEVIRGLVVGTLALITLLPTSTLPVGVWLILLYAVVLVVNSAGQFFNPARFATIGEIVEGEADRAKAFGLGQATAATAVILGPPIAAPLLFALGIKWAMFINCASYVVSYLAIRSVRFPAADATRTDVSAADRTPWRTQFADGIKMFARNRFLIALLAVMVISSLGTGALTALMVFFVTDNLHVSAGLLGILWMAYGAGAVSGSLISGRLTRLLHARNVTWLGLIFGGAGIAALSRQTHYSVAVALMFVMAIPVAVMNAGISPQLLAVTPKEFTGRMMGVLSPIVTAASMISVVVAGSLASTTLRDFHATVLGLHLGRIDTIFLTSAALILCAGIYAYFALPPTTVASVS encoded by the coding sequence ATGGCGGAGGAGGTAACCGGCGTACGGGTTTCGAGGTTTCTGGTTAATCGGGACTTTGCTCGGCTTTGGTATGGGCAGGCGGTTTCGTCGATCGGCGACTACGTCTTCGACACAACGCTGACTCTCTGGATCGCTACCGAACTGCTGGCCCACAGCCACTGGGCCCCGGCTGCCGTCAGCGGGTTGATGCTGTGCGCGTTCCTCGCGACGATGGTGGTCGGACCGATGGCCGGTGTCTTCGTGGATCGCTGGAGCCTTCGCCGTACGCTGCTCCGTTCGGAAGTGATCCGCGGCCTCGTCGTCGGCACCCTCGCGTTGATCACCCTTCTGCCGACCTCCACCCTCCCGGTCGGTGTCTGGCTGATTCTGCTGTACGCCGTGGTCCTCGTCGTCAACTCCGCCGGGCAGTTCTTCAACCCGGCACGGTTCGCCACCATCGGCGAGATCGTCGAGGGCGAGGCTGATCGGGCCAAGGCGTTCGGGCTCGGTCAGGCGACCGCCGCGACCGCCGTCATCCTCGGCCCGCCGATCGCCGCGCCGCTCTTGTTTGCCCTGGGCATCAAATGGGCGATGTTCATCAACTGCGCCTCGTACGTCGTCTCCTACCTCGCCATCCGCTCGGTCCGCTTCCCGGCCGCCGACGCCACCCGGACCGACGTCTCGGCCGCCGATCGGACGCCGTGGCGCACGCAGTTCGCCGACGGCATCAAGATGTTCGCCCGCAACCGCTTCCTCATCGCTCTGCTCGCGGTCATGGTCATCTCGTCGCTGGGCACCGGCGCACTCACCGCCCTGATGGTCTTCTTCGTCACCGACAACCTGCACGTCAGCGCCGGCCTCCTCGGCATCCTTTGGATGGCGTACGGCGCGGGAGCGGTCTCGGGCTCCTTGATCTCAGGCCGTCTGACCAGACTCCTCCATGCCCGCAACGTCACCTGGCTCGGCCTGATCTTCGGCGGCGCCGGAATCGCAGCCCTCTCCCGCCAGACTCACTACTCCGTCGCAGTGGCCCTCATGTTCGTGATGGCCATTCCTGTAGCAGTCATGAATGCCGGCATCAGCCCACAGTTGCTGGCGGTGACTCCCAAGGAATTCACCGGCCGCATGATGGGCGTCCTCAGCCCGATCGTCACGGCAGCGTCAATGATCTCGGTGGTGGTGGCCGGCTCCTTGGCCAGCACTACCCTCCGCGATTTCCATGCCACCGTCCTCGGCCTCCACCTCGGCCGAATCGACACGATCTTCCTCACCTCAGCAGCCCTGATCCTCTGCGCCGGCATCTACGCCTACTTCGCCCTACCCCCAACGACGGTTGCGTCGGTCAGCTGA
- a CDS encoding cation diffusion facilitator family transporter, whose translation MPGAQGGGGSESLTTVLVAFLANVLIAVAKSVAAFMTGSASILAEAAHSWADAGNEVFLLIANRRAHKPSDELHPLGHGREAYVWSLFAALGLFVAGAAVSITHGVQELITPEPAGHFVVGYVVLGVSFVLEGISFLQSARQARAEAQTLQRDLIEHVLATSDPTLRAVFVEDAAALSGLIIAAIGLIAHEVTGSSIPDAIGSILVGVLLAYVALLLINRNRRFLVGQEADPRVREAALQALLAAPEVARVTYLRLEIVGPRMISVIGDVDLAGDDTESHVAVRLRALEARISASPAVAGAVLSLSAPDEPSL comes from the coding sequence GTGCCGGGGGCGCAAGGGGGTGGTGGGTCGGAGAGTTTGACGACTGTTTTGGTCGCGTTCTTGGCCAATGTATTGATTGCGGTGGCGAAGTCGGTGGCGGCCTTTATGACTGGGTCGGCCTCGATTTTGGCCGAGGCGGCGCACTCCTGGGCTGATGCGGGCAACGAAGTGTTTCTCCTGATCGCTAACCGGCGGGCGCACAAGCCGTCCGACGAGTTGCATCCGCTTGGGCATGGGCGGGAGGCGTATGTCTGGTCGTTGTTCGCCGCGCTCGGGTTGTTCGTGGCCGGCGCGGCGGTGTCCATCACGCATGGGGTCCAGGAGTTGATCACGCCCGAGCCGGCGGGGCATTTCGTTGTCGGGTACGTCGTACTGGGTGTCTCCTTCGTGCTGGAAGGGATCTCGTTCCTGCAGTCGGCGAGGCAGGCCAGGGCGGAGGCGCAGACGCTGCAGCGGGATTTGATCGAGCATGTGCTGGCCACGTCGGATCCGACGCTGAGGGCCGTGTTCGTGGAAGATGCGGCCGCGCTGTCCGGCCTGATCATTGCGGCGATCGGCCTCATCGCGCACGAGGTGACCGGGTCTTCGATCCCGGATGCGATCGGGTCGATCCTGGTCGGCGTACTGCTTGCGTACGTCGCGCTTCTGCTGATCAACCGCAATCGGCGGTTCCTCGTCGGGCAGGAGGCCGATCCGCGGGTTCGCGAGGCAGCCCTGCAGGCGCTGCTCGCTGCTCCGGAAGTTGCCCGGGTCACCTATCTTCGGCTCGAGATCGTCGGCCCGCGGATGATTTCGGTCATCGGCGACGTCGACCTGGCCGGTGACGACACCGAATCGCATGTGGCGGTGCGGCTGCGAGCCCTCGAAGCCCGGATCAGCGCGTCCCCGGCGGTTGCGGGCGCAGTACTGAGCCTCTCGGCACCGGACGAACCGTCACTCTGA
- a CDS encoding methyltransferase: protein MITGFRLSAALSVAAELAISDRLADGPRTVAELAAEASADEDSLLRLLRVLCAVGVYAEEDGAYANTPMGESLRTGVPGSLRPLARMMQDPALWAAWGNLAHSIRTGENAFKALHGVDVWEHRVEHPEFNEIFNDNMAALSSVVAGAVAEAYDFSEVKTVVDVGGGLGVLLAAVLDRYPQVTGVVFDQEHVVGHKPPPGASPSVEDRWSFASGNFFESVPVADAYLLKSILHDWPDEECVSILRTCRRSLAPGGVVLVVEGLLGLPGHEAEAAFSDLNMLTLPGGRERTEAQYAALFAAADLELSRVIHTSARMSVLEAR from the coding sequence ATGATCACTGGGTTCCGGCTGTCGGCCGCGCTGAGCGTGGCCGCCGAGTTGGCGATCTCCGACCGGCTGGCCGATGGGCCGCGAACGGTCGCCGAACTGGCGGCCGAGGCGAGTGCCGACGAGGACTCGCTGCTGCGGTTGCTGAGGGTGCTGTGTGCCGTGGGGGTGTATGCGGAGGAAGACGGCGCGTATGCGAATACGCCGATGGGGGAGAGTCTGCGTACCGGCGTACCGGGCAGTCTGCGTCCGTTGGCGAGGATGATGCAGGATCCGGCTCTCTGGGCGGCTTGGGGGAACCTCGCGCACAGCATCCGCACTGGCGAGAACGCGTTCAAGGCCTTACACGGGGTGGATGTCTGGGAGCATCGGGTCGAGCATCCCGAATTCAACGAGATCTTCAACGACAACATGGCGGCGCTCAGTTCAGTGGTCGCCGGTGCGGTCGCGGAGGCCTACGACTTCAGTGAGGTGAAGACCGTCGTCGATGTGGGCGGGGGACTGGGCGTGCTGCTGGCCGCAGTACTGGACAGGTATCCGCAGGTGACCGGGGTCGTCTTCGATCAGGAGCATGTCGTCGGCCACAAGCCGCCGCCCGGTGCGTCACCGTCCGTCGAGGACCGCTGGTCCTTTGCCAGCGGCAACTTCTTCGAATCCGTGCCGGTCGCCGATGCCTATCTCCTCAAGTCGATCCTGCACGACTGGCCCGACGAGGAATGCGTGTCGATCCTGCGGACCTGCCGTCGATCCCTCGCGCCTGGCGGCGTCGTCCTGGTCGTCGAGGGCCTCCTCGGTCTGCCCGGGCATGAGGCCGAAGCCGCGTTCTCCGACCTCAACATGCTGACCCTTCCCGGCGGCCGCGAGCGCACCGAAGCGCAGTACGCCGCGCTCTTCGCCGCCGCGGACCTCGAGTTGTCCCGGGTCATCCACACCTCGGCCCGGATGTCCGTCCTCGAGGCCCGCTGA
- a CDS encoding tetratricopeptide repeat protein → MSDDLTPELAATIADAFARRDRQNMQPTIDFFEDLLTKHPGNPSVLYEVGGSYDTDGQEEKAIGYYEQALPGLSGDTRRRCLLQYGSTLRNLGRLDESLAVFVAACKEFPESDSLRVFKALTLHAAGRESKALATMLLLVADRLETPEIKRYEAAIRGNADYLGNL, encoded by the coding sequence GTGAGTGACGACCTGACACCGGAACTGGCGGCGACGATCGCGGACGCGTTCGCCCGCCGGGACCGGCAGAACATGCAGCCGACCATCGACTTCTTCGAGGACCTGCTGACGAAGCATCCGGGCAATCCCTCCGTGCTGTACGAGGTGGGCGGGTCGTACGACACGGACGGGCAGGAAGAGAAGGCGATCGGCTACTACGAGCAGGCGCTGCCCGGGTTGAGCGGTGACACGAGGCGGCGTTGCCTGTTGCAGTACGGGAGCACACTGCGCAACCTGGGCCGCCTCGACGAGTCACTCGCGGTGTTTGTTGCCGCGTGCAAGGAGTTCCCCGAGTCGGACTCGCTCCGGGTCTTCAAGGCACTGACCCTGCACGCGGCGGGACGGGAGAGCAAGGCACTGGCGACGATGCTCCTGCTCGTCGCCGACCGGCTCGAAACTCCCGAGATCAAGCGCTACGAGGCCGCCATCCGCGGCAACGCCGACTACCTCGGCAATCTCTAG
- a CDS encoding rhodanese-like domain-containing protein produces the protein MSSVLSTLPAAQEAAIAHFAARLSYETDPSDVAADIGAGVTGWVLIDTRSQASWDQGHVPGAIHLPTAEIAARAASVVPAGSSVVTYCWGPGCNGGTKGALEFAKLGYPAKEMIGGFEYWTREGLPVETAAGIDRRATDPLTAPLGIACAC, from the coding sequence ATGTCATCGGTGCTGAGTACTCTGCCCGCCGCCCAGGAGGCTGCGATCGCGCACTTCGCCGCCCGCTTGTCGTACGAGACCGACCCCTCGGACGTTGCCGCCGACATCGGCGCCGGCGTCACCGGCTGGGTGCTGATCGACACCCGGAGCCAGGCGAGCTGGGACCAAGGGCACGTGCCCGGCGCGATCCACCTGCCGACGGCCGAGATCGCGGCCCGCGCGGCTTCCGTAGTACCGGCTGGTTCTTCGGTCGTCACCTATTGCTGGGGCCCGGGCTGCAACGGCGGGACCAAGGGGGCTCTGGAATTCGCCAAACTCGGCTACCCGGCCAAGGAGATGATCGGTGGCTTCGAGTACTGGACGCGCGAAGGGCTCCCGGTCGAAACCGCGGCCGGCATCGACCGCCGCGCGACCGACCCCTTGACTGCCCCACTAGGGATCGCCTGCGCCTGCTGA
- the nhaA gene encoding Na+/H+ antiporter NhaA, with product MSDFAARWSGRTNWTREVAAPMRAFLTTEAGSSGVLAAAILVALAWANLAPGSYDALWHTELSFAFGGHEFGLELQEWINSGLMTLFFLVVGLEARREFDLGDLRDRSRFVLPVIAGVAGMVTPVLIYLAFNHGGPGAHGWGVAMSTDTALALGLLALVGRGVPDRVRVFLLTVFVVDDLIALLVIAVVYSENISLMPLVIAVAAFAAVLIAALLKFRHPSVYVALGIVTWAALLTSGVDPVVAGLAIGLTASAYSPGRDELEQATGLFRLFREQPTPELARTATVGLTSTLSPNARLQHFYHPWTSYLIVPLFGLANAGVTIDASFLSRAVSSPITLGIVAGYVVGKPLAVIVTSSALARFTGGRIRPLVGWAGVAGSGTIAGIGFTVSLLIATLAFDGPELAEAKVGLLSAVVLSAAITWVVFRLARMLSPARKAKALLGDVDQLVDLIDPVDPSRDHIRGPASASVTLVEYGDFECPYCGLAEPVVRDLLHDDDLRYVWRHLPLTDVHPRAQIAAEASEAAAAQGRFWEMHDLLLANQEDLLPKDLMAYAEQLGLDSRRFHDDVKRHVAAARVAQDVESADLSGVSGTPTFFINGQRHYGAYDVPTLTTAIKTARARAAIKTDDPGPLLRRRRAPAGSGDPA from the coding sequence ATGAGCGACTTCGCGGCCCGCTGGAGCGGCCGCACGAACTGGACCCGCGAGGTCGCCGCGCCGATGCGCGCGTTCCTGACGACGGAGGCCGGCAGCTCCGGCGTACTGGCTGCCGCCATCCTGGTGGCGCTCGCGTGGGCCAACCTGGCCCCGGGATCGTACGACGCGTTGTGGCACACCGAGCTCTCGTTCGCCTTCGGTGGGCACGAGTTCGGTCTGGAGTTGCAGGAGTGGATCAACAGTGGGTTGATGACGCTGTTCTTCCTCGTGGTCGGTCTGGAGGCGCGCCGCGAGTTCGACCTCGGCGACCTGCGCGACCGGAGTCGGTTCGTGCTGCCGGTCATCGCCGGCGTCGCGGGCATGGTGACGCCCGTCCTGATCTATCTCGCCTTCAACCACGGCGGCCCCGGCGCGCACGGGTGGGGCGTCGCGATGTCCACCGACACGGCGCTGGCCCTCGGTCTGCTCGCGCTGGTCGGCCGCGGCGTACCGGATCGTGTGCGGGTCTTCCTGCTGACGGTCTTCGTGGTCGACGACCTGATCGCCTTGTTGGTCATTGCCGTGGTCTACAGCGAGAACATTTCCCTGATGCCGTTGGTCATCGCTGTCGCTGCCTTCGCGGCGGTCCTGATCGCGGCTCTGCTCAAGTTCCGGCATCCGTCCGTCTATGTTGCCTTGGGCATCGTTACTTGGGCCGCGTTGCTGACCAGCGGGGTGGACCCGGTGGTGGCCGGCCTGGCGATCGGGCTCACTGCCTCCGCGTACTCGCCCGGTCGCGACGAACTCGAGCAGGCGACCGGACTCTTCCGCCTCTTCCGCGAGCAACCGACCCCCGAGCTGGCGCGCACCGCGACGGTCGGCCTCACCTCGACGCTGTCACCGAACGCCAGGCTGCAGCACTTCTACCACCCGTGGACGAGCTACCTGATCGTTCCGCTTTTCGGCCTGGCCAACGCCGGTGTCACGATCGACGCGAGCTTCCTCTCCCGGGCGGTCAGCTCGCCGATCACGCTCGGAATCGTCGCCGGGTACGTCGTCGGCAAGCCGCTCGCCGTGATCGTCACGTCGTCGGCGCTCGCCCGCTTCACCGGTGGCCGGATCCGTCCGCTGGTCGGCTGGGCCGGCGTCGCCGGCAGCGGCACGATCGCGGGGATCGGCTTCACCGTCTCGTTGCTGATAGCAACGTTGGCGTTCGACGGTCCCGAGCTGGCGGAAGCCAAGGTCGGGTTGCTCTCGGCGGTCGTCTTGTCGGCCGCGATCACCTGGGTCGTGTTTCGCCTGGCCCGCATGCTCTCCCCGGCCCGCAAGGCGAAGGCGTTGCTCGGCGACGTGGACCAACTGGTCGACCTGATCGATCCGGTCGACCCGAGTCGCGACCACATCCGCGGCCCGGCCTCCGCTTCGGTCACCCTGGTCGAGTATGGCGACTTCGAATGCCCGTACTGCGGGCTGGCCGAACCCGTCGTACGGGATCTACTCCACGACGACGACCTGCGCTACGTCTGGCGGCACCTGCCGTTGACGGACGTGCATCCGCGCGCGCAGATCGCCGCCGAGGCGTCCGAGGCCGCTGCCGCTCAGGGTCGTTTCTGGGAGATGCACGATCTGCTGCTGGCGAACCAGGAAGACCTGCTGCCGAAGGACCTGATGGCGTACGCCGAGCAGCTCGGTCTCGATTCGCGGCGATTCCACGACGACGTGAAGCGCCACGTCGCCGCCGCCCGTGTCGCCCAGGACGTCGAGTCGGCCGACCTGAGCGGCGTTTCCGGAACGCCGACGTTCTTCATCAACGGCCAACGCCACTACGGCGCCTACGACGTCCCGACTCTGACCACCGCCATCAAGACGGCCCGCGCCCGGGCCGCCATCAAGACCGACGACCCCGGCCCTCTGCTCCGCCGCCGCCGCGCACCGGCGGGCTCGGGCGATCCCGCGTAG
- a CDS encoding ROK family transcriptional regulator, translating to MANGVWRPLSGPSHQVALEILLDGPLSRAELSRRVGLSPGSLTRITKPMVESGLLVEVSAGPTDPRVGRPSQPLDIIPESHHFAGIKLTADAAVGVLTTLRAEVIASAERPLTDHAPESVAAVIADLASSLASELPGSGALTGIGVTLGGRVAGRADVRWAPFLDWNDVSLGQLLAAHTDVPVVVANDVLALTEATHWFGAGRGVTRFCLLTIGAGIGYGLVVHDKVVDNADASLGLVGHIPLLPDGPLCDRGHRGCAMVLLSSSAITGQVSTALGRPVGYDDCLELAANGDPVAAKVVGTAGQALGRLIALAANFTLPERVILGGEGIRLATLAEAEMLEGLHAGRDPLAVDPPLVQLPPDFTEWARGAAVTAIQTFVLGQD from the coding sequence TTGGCGAACGGGGTCTGGCGTCCGCTCAGCGGGCCGTCGCATCAGGTCGCGCTGGAGATCCTGCTGGACGGACCGTTGTCGCGAGCCGAACTCTCCCGGCGCGTCGGCCTCTCGCCCGGCAGCCTGACCCGGATCACCAAGCCGATGGTCGAGTCCGGCCTGCTCGTCGAGGTCTCCGCCGGCCCCACCGATCCCCGCGTCGGCCGCCCATCCCAACCGCTCGACATCATCCCCGAGTCACACCACTTCGCCGGGATCAAGCTCACCGCGGACGCTGCCGTCGGCGTACTGACGACGCTGCGGGCCGAGGTGATCGCGTCGGCGGAGCGCCCGCTCACCGATCACGCGCCCGAAAGCGTCGCCGCCGTGATCGCCGACCTCGCCTCGTCGCTCGCGAGCGAACTGCCGGGCTCCGGCGCGCTCACCGGGATCGGGGTGACGCTGGGTGGGCGGGTCGCCGGGCGCGCGGACGTTCGCTGGGCGCCGTTTCTGGACTGGAACGACGTGTCGCTCGGGCAACTGCTCGCCGCCCACACCGACGTACCGGTGGTGGTCGCCAACGACGTACTCGCCTTGACCGAGGCGACCCACTGGTTCGGCGCAGGGCGCGGGGTGACCCGGTTCTGCCTGCTGACGATCGGGGCCGGGATCGGGTACGGCCTCGTCGTCCACGACAAGGTGGTCGACAACGCGGACGCCAGCCTCGGCCTGGTCGGACACATCCCGCTCCTCCCGGACGGCCCACTCTGCGACCGCGGCCACCGCGGCTGCGCCATGGTGCTCCTGAGCTCCTCAGCCATCACCGGACAGGTCAGTACTGCGCTCGGCCGCCCGGTCGGCTACGACGACTGCCTCGAACTCGCCGCGAACGGCGACCCGGTCGCCGCGAAAGTCGTCGGTACTGCGGGGCAGGCGCTCGGCCGCTTGATAGCGCTGGCCGCCAATTTCACGCTGCCCGAGCGGGTGATCCTCGGCGGCGAGGGAATCCGCCTCGCGACGCTGGCCGAAGCCGAGATGCTCGAGGGCCTGCACGCCGGCCGGGACCCGCTGGCCGTCGATCCCCCACTCGTCCAGCTACCCCCGGACTTCACCGAATGGGCGCGCGGAGCGGCGGTCACCGCGATCCAGACCTTCGTACTCGGTCAAGATTAG